The following proteins are co-located in the Phyllostomus discolor isolate MPI-MPIP mPhyDis1 chromosome 1, mPhyDis1.pri.v3, whole genome shotgun sequence genome:
- the TSPAN3 gene encoding tetraspanin-3 isoform X2, producing the protein MGQCGITSSKTVLVFLNLIFWGAAGILCYVGAYVFITYDDYDHFFEDVYTLIPAVVIIAVGALLFIIGLIGCCATIRESHCGLATVENEVDRSIQKVYKTYSGTSPDAASRAIDYVQRQLHCCGIHNYSDWENTDWFKETKNQSVPLSCCRETASSCNGSLAHPSNLYAEGCEALVVKKLQEIMMHVIWAALAFAAIQLLGMLCACIVLCRRSRDPAYELLITGGTYA; encoded by the exons GGGGCAGCTGGCATTTTATGCTATGTGGGAGCATATGTCTTCATCACTTATGATGATTATGACCACTTCTTTGAAGATGTGTACACTCTCATCCCTGCTGTAGTGATCATAGCTGTAGgagctttgcttttcattattggACTAATTGGCTGCTGTGCCACAATCCGGGAAAGTCACTGTGGACTGGCCACG GTGGAAAATGAGGTTGACCGCAGCATTCAGAAAGTATATAAGACCTACAGTGGAACCAGCCCTGATGCTGCTAGCCGGGCTATTGATTATGTACAGAGACAG CTGCACTGTTGTGGAATTCACAATTACTCAGACTGGGAAAATACAGACTGgttcaaagaaaccaaaaaccaGAGTGTCCCTCTAAGCTGCTGCAGAGAGACCGCCAGCAGCTGTAATGGCAGTCTAGCCCATCCCTCCAACCTCTATGCCGAG GGGTGTGAAGCTCTAGTTGTGAAGAAGCTACAAGAAATTATGATGCATGTTATCTGGGCAGCTCTGGCATTTGCAGCTATTCAG CTGCTGGGAATGCTGTGTGCATGCATCGTTTTGTGCAGAAGGAGTAGAGATCCTGCTTATGAGCTTCTCATCACCGGTGGAACCTATGCGTAG
- the TSPAN3 gene encoding tetraspanin-3 isoform X1, which produces MGQCGITSSKTVLVFLNLIFWGAAGILCYVGAYVFITYDDYDHFFEDVYTLIPAVVIIAVGALLFIIGLIGCCATIRESHCGLATFVIILLLVFVTEVVVVVLGYVYRAKVENEVDRSIQKVYKTYSGTSPDAASRAIDYVQRQLHCCGIHNYSDWENTDWFKETKNQSVPLSCCRETASSCNGSLAHPSNLYAEGCEALVVKKLQEIMMHVIWAALAFAAIQLLGMLCACIVLCRRSRDPAYELLITGGTYA; this is translated from the exons GGGGCAGCTGGCATTTTATGCTATGTGGGAGCATATGTCTTCATCACTTATGATGATTATGACCACTTCTTTGAAGATGTGTACACTCTCATCCCTGCTGTAGTGATCATAGCTGTAGgagctttgcttttcattattggACTAATTGGCTGCTGTGCCACAATCCGGGAAAGTCACTGTGGACTGGCCACG TTTGTCATCATCCTACTCTTAGTTTTTGTCACAGAAGTTGTTGTAGTGGTTTTGGGATACGTTTACAGAGCAAAG GTGGAAAATGAGGTTGACCGCAGCATTCAGAAAGTATATAAGACCTACAGTGGAACCAGCCCTGATGCTGCTAGCCGGGCTATTGATTATGTACAGAGACAG CTGCACTGTTGTGGAATTCACAATTACTCAGACTGGGAAAATACAGACTGgttcaaagaaaccaaaaaccaGAGTGTCCCTCTAAGCTGCTGCAGAGAGACCGCCAGCAGCTGTAATGGCAGTCTAGCCCATCCCTCCAACCTCTATGCCGAG GGGTGTGAAGCTCTAGTTGTGAAGAAGCTACAAGAAATTATGATGCATGTTATCTGGGCAGCTCTGGCATTTGCAGCTATTCAG CTGCTGGGAATGCTGTGTGCATGCATCGTTTTGTGCAGAAGGAGTAGAGATCCTGCTTATGAGCTTCTCATCACCGGTGGAACCTATGCGTAG